From Triticum aestivum cultivar Chinese Spring unplaced genomic scaffold, IWGSC CS RefSeq v2.1 scaffold106732, whole genome shotgun sequence, the proteins below share one genomic window:
- the LOC123176655 gene encoding uncharacterized protein, whose product MKFCRETMEDMADGDYSDSEQMIINDLTAMSLLQHVLFGRLFKTPRNTSKLTGAQKTREWLEGHPVRFYEQLRVDKHTFYLLRDALCERNLLTDTKRMDVNEQLVIFLHTIGHNVRNRVIQDRFQHSGETISRHFKRVLKAINGLRDVYIIDPPNEVPNEILGDSRFYPYFKNCMGAIDGTHINAKIKLDKQTPYRNRHGYPSQNVMAVVSFDMTFSYVAAGWEGSASDQAVLR is encoded by the exons ATGAaattttgcagggaaaccatggAAGATATGGCAGATGGAGACTATTCTGATTCTGAGCAAATGATTATTAATGACCTTACTGCAATGTCACTTTTGCAACATGTGCTGTTCGGAAGGCTATTCAAAACACCACGTAATACCTCTAAATTAACTGGTGCGCAAAAGACTAGAGAGTGGTTGGAAGGACATCCAGTTAGATTTTATGAACAACTTCGTGTTGATAAGCACACCTTCTACTTATTGCGAGATGCATTGTGCGAGAGGAATTTACTTACGGATACAAAACGGATGGACGTCAATGAACAACTAGTCATATTTCTACATACAATTGGTCACAATGTTAGGAACCGTGTTATCCAGGATAGATTTCAACATTCAGGAGAAACAATAAGTCGGCATTTCAAGAGAGTATTAAAAGCCATTAATGGCTTACGTGATGTTTACATAATAGATCCGCCCAATGAAGTTCCCAACGAAATATTGGGCGACTCAAGGTTTTACCCATACTTCAAG AACTGTATGGGAGCAATTGATGGGACACATATTAATGCAAAAATCAAGCTTGATAAACAAACTCCTTACAGAAATAGGCATGGTTATCCCTCTCAAAATGTAATGGCAGTAGTGTCATTTGACATGACATTTTCATATGTGGCTGCTGGATGGGAAGGTTCCGCATCGGATCAAGCCGTATTAAG GTAA